CACTGGTGCCGGTGGTTTTATCGCCTCTCACATCGCGCGGCGCCTCAAGACCGAGGGGCATTACATCATTGCCTCTGACTGGAAGAAGAATGAGCACATGACTGAGGACATGTTCTGCCATGAATTCCATCTGGTTGATCTCAGGGTCATGGATAACTGCCTCACTGTTACCAAGGGTGTGGACCATGTTTTCAATCTTGCTGCTGATATGGGTGGCATGGGTTTCATCCAGTCCAACCACTCTGTCATTATGTATAACAACACAATGATTAGCTTTAACATGATTGAGGCTGCCAGGATTAATGGTGTTAAGAGGTTAGCAAGTCCATTGTTCAATTACATGTCACAAACAGTTTTTGGACTGATCTTTTAGCAGACATATATATAGTTTCGATTATATGATTGCTTTATCGGTGTCTCAAACATTTGTCTTAGGTTTTTCTATGCCTCTAGTGCTTGTATCTACCCTGAATTCAAACAGTTGGAAACTAATGTCAGTTTGAAGGAGTCTGATGCCTGGCCTGCTGAGGTTTGTTGATCAATTTTAATTGTTTGATTCAGTTATGTTGGTTATTCAGCTGCAAATTAGACTCGATATAAATGTGTTTTTATAACTCCTCCTAGCCACAAGATGCATATGGGCTTGAGAAGCTTGCAACAGAAGAGTTATGCAAGCACTATAACAAGGATTTTGGAATTGAGTGTCGCATTGGGAGGTTCCATAATATATATGGTCCTTTTGGGACATGGAAAGGTATACATTTTCACTGAATTGAAAGTTTTGCGTTATCTTAACCAGCAAATAACCTTTTGAATTTGACAAGTTGTTTtgctttgtttttgtttattgTGCAGGTGGAAGGGAGAAGGCTCCTGCTGCATTTTGTCGAAAGGCAATTACTTCTGCAGATAGATTTGAGATGTGGGGAGATGGATTACAAACACGATCATTTACCTTTATTGACGAGTGTGTTGAAGGTGTTCTTAGGTTTGTTGTTCTTTCATGCAGCTATATTAATTCTTTCTAGTGTTTCtcattttgaaattgaaatcttagATTTGTGGTTCTGTTAATGATGAACTTGACATTGGTAATTTCCATTTACGGTTGtcagaaatttaaagaagatTAAGATCAGTCTCTGTTAGTAATGATTTCTATTTCCAAAGATGTTGTTAAAGttagtttaataatatttgCGTTCCAAAATTCTTAGGAAGGCTTCTTTGCAAATTTCCGTACATTAAGTTGAGCTTTCAAAATGGAAAATTATCTTATTAAATAGCCTTATCCACCATTGAATATATGAAAGCAAGAGGGATTTTTCTGCCGGAAAACCTCATAAGTTTGTTGCTATATATATGAAAGCATGTTTCCTGTTTATTGGTCAGTTATTTTTAACATGGCCTGGTTTTGTTTGTAGATTGACAAAATCAGATTTTCGGGATCCAGTAAATATTGGAAGTGATGAGATGGTCAGCATGAATGAGATGGCTGAGATTGTTCTTAGCTTTGAGAACAAGAAGATTCCCATACACCACATTCCTGGCCCAGAGGGTGTTCGTGGTCGTAACTCAGACAACACACTAATCAAAGAAAAACTTGGTTGGGCTCCAACTATGAAATTGAAGGTATTGATTCTATTGATGTAGTGAAAGTTACCTTACCTCTTGATtccattttataaaatttatttttagctCTGAGTTCAGTTTAAGGTCTGCTTAACAATCATATACCCATTGCACAGGTTTCAGTTTAATGTGTTGTGACAAAGCTTCCCGTTAGTTCTGTctgattattaattattaatcctgCTAATTTCAAACCATCATCATCTTCAAGAGAAGAGTACTGGAATAATCAAAACATTCTTCCTGCCGCGCCTCCTTTCGATCCTATCTTACATTCTCAGAATATTCCTTTTGTAGTTTATCCatcaaatatttgattttatccGTCGAATTTGACTCTGCATAGTTGATCTTATGATATCTTCCATGATGCTGCTTCTGTCTCAGtattgtctttttctttgtatCTCTTGGATAAGGATTGTATGGTTTACGGATCAATATATCAATTCTGTTATTGTAGGATGGTCTAAGAATTACATACTTCTGGATTAAAGAGCAGCTTGAGAAGGAGAAGGCTCAAGGTATTGACTTATCAAGCTATGGCTCATCCAAAGTGGTTCAGACTCAAGCCCCGGTTCAACTGGGTTCACTTCGTGCAGCAGATGGCAAAGAATAAAGTTAATATAATGCAGTGAGATGTTGTGATAATCATCTAAATGTGTCATGTGTACTTCAGGTTGGAGGTTCCTATTGTTCAGTGTAGTCTGTTAAGGCAAAATTGTGGTGCATAAGGTGCTATTAAGgcattataaattttaaaatagcatGTGCTTTAAGTCTAAATAAATGGTggaattttaataaattttcgaaatttgtAATTTTCGCCTCTATGAATTTCAATGCAAGTGATGTCCATGACGTGGCGAAAAtaacaagtaaattaaaaattttgagtattACAATAGGGAGCCACTTAAATAAAGATGTTAAAAACGTCTTTTTCTaaagatgttttttaaaaattaaaatttaacacatataatcagttaaattatattatttttattaaaattagagtGGACAAATCAGTTTagcacaaaaattaataaattaaattttgaattggtgtaaattaatattttttataaaaaattactataatATCCCTATTATAAAACACAACTAAAATatctctattatatatatatatattgaaaagttTAAATTCTAACCCTATAacgacaaagaaaaaaaagtctaGACAATAAACCGAGTGTAGTAGATCTAATAAAGCAGATATTGCACACAAGTTATGTCTTAATCAAGTCAGTTATCATTATGTAGCCTGTTAATTGTTAATCTTTCAGTTTCGTTTTTTGGACGAGATCTGAGTTTCTTATCAATCGAGGTTTTGTTATCCGTTAATATATTAAGTTGATATTATTTGGTCTCaagttatttgtttgtttgtagaGCCGTAGAGACCATAAGAAAAGTGTGACTATGATGAGAGCCACGGAAAAAGAGCAAGTGGGGTTAGATTCTGTCGGTAGGTTTTGTAAGTTGTCTCTCTTTTCTTCTGGGCTAAGCTACGGACTTGGTAATGGGATTAGGATGGGCACACCACCTTTTTGTTTATGTCGTTGTCGGGCGCGGCTTATATTTGATTCCTGTGAGCCAACCTTTGCTTACACATTCTTCAACCAACGTGGAGGTCCAACTAAATGAAGTAATGACTAATCCTACTCGTACGTAAAACGCTGACCGCACATTTTTCTAGTCTTTCTTCTCTTGTCGGAGTGGAACTTGGCCAATGTGTGTTGTGTGTTGATGTTGGTTCTTGTAAAGTTCACTGCTACTTTTGCCATGATGCCAATCAAATCGATGGTTCCCCAAATGGGTTGCTGGTTTATTCTGAATCACTTTCCCAGGCTTTCGGATATCTGCACTCATGCGCTGGTTGTGTTTGCTACTTTGCCAACAGTATTCACCACCAACTTTCTATATGATCTTAGCAAATGATTCCAACCCTCTCTATATATGGTTTACAATTTACACAACTGTGTCCAGTTTCATGtagtaattataatatattaatatttaataataacaataatgataGTCATAGAGATACTAATAATGCCACGGGCATGCTACTGAAGCAAGCTTCACATCCGTAAAATTCATTACACAACATAATCCTCCTGTGTGAGATCCCAAATCATGGTTCCGCATTTTAAACATACATCACTCACTAGGTATAACTTACAATACATGTGGCTCTTTACTTACCTCAAGCTTCCTCGAAAATAGGATTTGACTGGAGCTGCTCTGCCAATCTTTCTAGTATATCCTTCACAAGTTTTACCAGCTCCTCTTTCTCTAACTCTGCACTGCCTTTTGCTTTCGCAACATTAGTAAAAACATCATCGTACAGAAGAACAACTGCCTCATTAGCTTCAGATCGTGGTAAACCTAACTCCTTAGCGTTTTTCTCCAGGAAGCTCCTTATTATTTCTATGTTTCCTAACCCATCCTTTGCCTCTGCTTTTTCCTTCAATACCTTCTCGACGATGCTGTTTAGCTCCTCTTCATTGCCCAATACCTGCAGCATCGTCCATAACATACACTGATGAGTCAAGTTtgtgttttttactttttttattttttattttaatcatgatgatgatgcatTACTCTTCTGTAAACTAGAGAGAAGGCCAGAAGTCAAACTTTACAACATGAAAATACATGATGTAGCCACAAAGGAGGGGAACAAAATACCTGTCTTAGCTTAGAGCC
This portion of the Arachis duranensis cultivar V14167 chromosome 6, aradu.V14167.gnm2.J7QH, whole genome shotgun sequence genome encodes:
- the LOC107492040 gene encoding GDP-mannose 3,5-epimerase 2 translates to MGSSGTTDYGAYTYQELEREPYWPSEKLRISITGAGGFIASHIARRLKTEGHYIIASDWKKNEHMTEDMFCHEFHLVDLRVMDNCLTVTKGVDHVFNLAADMGGMGFIQSNHSVIMYNNTMISFNMIEAARINGVKRFFYASSACIYPEFKQLETNVSLKESDAWPAEPQDAYGLEKLATEELCKHYNKDFGIECRIGRFHNIYGPFGTWKGGREKAPAAFCRKAITSADRFEMWGDGLQTRSFTFIDECVEGVLRLTKSDFRDPVNIGSDEMVSMNEMAEIVLSFENKKIPIHHIPGPEGVRGRNSDNTLIKEKLGWAPTMKLKDGLRITYFWIKEQLEKEKAQGIDLSSYGSSKVVQTQAPVQLGSLRAADGKE